The Juglans microcarpa x Juglans regia isolate MS1-56 chromosome 8S, Jm3101_v1.0, whole genome shotgun sequence genome has a window encoding:
- the LOC121244590 gene encoding DExH-box ATP-dependent RNA helicase DExH3 isoform X2, translating into MPYSAIFRAYFRTNTTSSSLVISLRPTTTAHVRVHKTLKPSLLTALTRHRPPGIRNSHVRPYSRPRLICSAIQVDRRVRHRSLPIPFWDQQSSSYGRFAYQDESSDESDRELGSSEQQLCTSTLDNIDGWRWKLTMLLRDKDEQEVVSREKKDRRDFEQLSALASRMGLHSRQYAKVVVFSKVPLPNYRSDLDDKRPQREVILPLGLQREVDAHLKAYLSKNPMRSGSFSDNSLSSASSVGNVDNDEGFYKQQEPSVPNSAAMEKIFRPKSLQLRNKQQIWQESTEGQKMLEFRRSLPAFKEKDALLKAISENQVIVVSGETGCGKTTQLPQYILESEIEAARGAVCSIICTQPRRISAMSVSERVAAERGEKLGESVGYKVRLEGMKGRDTRLLFCTTGILLRRLLIDRNLKGVTHVIVDEIHERGMNEDFLLIVLKDLLTRRPELRLILMSATLNAELFSSYFGGAPTRHIPGFTHPVRTHFLENILEMTGYRLTPYNQIDDYGQEKVWKMQKQAQALRKRKSQIASAVEDALEAADFKECSIRTRESLSCWNPDSIGFNLIEHVLCHIVRKERPGAILVFMTGWDDINTLKDQLQAHPLLGDPGRVLLLACHGSMASSEQRLIFDKPEDGVRKIVLATNMAETSITINDVVFVVDCGKAKETSYDALNNTPCLLPSWISKAAARQRRGRAGRVQPGECYHLYPRCVHDAFADYQLPELLRTPLQSLCLQIKSLQLGSISQFLSRALQSPEPLSVQNAVDYLKVIGALDENENLTLLGRNLSMLPVEPKLGKMLIFGAIFNCLDPIMTVVAGLSVRDPFLMPFDKKDLAESAKAQFSGREYSDHLALVRAYEGWKVAERQQSGYEYCWKNFLSAQTLKAIDSLRKQFFCLLKDGGLVDHNTENYNRWSHDEHLIRAVICAGLFPGICSVVNKEKSITLKTMEDGQVLLYSNSVNAAVPKIPYPWLVFNEKVKVNSVFLRDSTGVSDSLLLLFGGNISRGGLDGHLKMLGGYLEFFMKPALADTYISLKRGLEELIRMKLLDPKLDMQSHNELLLAVRLLVSEDQSNGRFVFNRQVATPSKKKMKETLPGTLLRGGGEGGNSKNLLQTLLARAGHEAPTYKTRQLKNNQFRSTVIFNGLNFSGQPCSSKKLAEKDAATEALLWLKGESHSTPTDIDHVSVLLKKNKKKDQKRTSIHGAAKWG; encoded by the exons ATGCCCTACTCAGCCATTTTCCGGGCGTATTTCAGAACAAACACAACCTCTTCTTCTCTTGTCATTTCTCTCAGACCCACCACCACAGCTCATGTGAGGGTCCACAAAACACTGAAACCTTCCCTGCTTACTGCCTTGACGAGGCATCGACCACCTGGGATTAGGAACTCGCATGTGCGGCCCTATTCGAGGCCGCGGCTCATATGCTCGGCGATTCAGGTGGACCGGAGGGTGAGGCATAGGAGTCTTCCTATCCCGTTTTGGGACCAGCAGAGCTCGAGTTACGGCCGGTTCGCGTACCAGGACGAGTCCAGCGACGAGTCGGACCGTGAGTTGGGGTCCTCTGAGCAGCAATTG TGCACTTCAACTCTTGATAATATTGATGGGTGGAGATGGAAGTTGACTATGCTGCTTCGTGACAAAGATGAGCAAGAAGTGGTGTCACGGGAGAAAAAAGATAGACGTGATTTTGAGCAACTTTCAGCGTTGGCTAGCAGAATGGGTTTACATAG CCGTCAATATGCAAAAGTTGTCGTATTTAGTAAAGTCCCTCTGCCAAATTACCGATCTGACCTGGATGATAAGCGGCCGCAGAGAGAG GTGATCTTACCTTTGGGATTGCAAAGAGAAGTAGATGCTCATCTCAAAGCCTATCTTTCTAAAAATCCTATGCGTAGTGGAAGTTTCTCAGATAATTCCTTGTCAAGTGCAAGCAGTGTTGGAAATGTTGACAATGATGAGGGGTTTTACAAGCAGCAGGAGCCCTCAGTACCAAATAGTGCTGCCATGGAAAAAATCTTCCGACCAAAAAGTTTGCAATTGCGAAATAAACAACAGATTTGGCAG GAATCTACTGAAGGTCAAAAGATGCTTGAATTTCGTAGAAGTCTCCCTGCATTTAAAGAGAAAGATGCATTATTAAAAGCCATTTCTGAAAATCAG GTCATTGTTGTCTCAGGTGAAACTGGCTGCGGCAAAACCACGCAACTTCCTCAATACATCTTGGAATCTGAAATTGAGGCTGCTCGTGGAGCTGTCTGTAGTATTATATGTACTCAGCCAAGACGAATATCTGCCATGTCAGTTTCTGAAAGAGTTGCTGCAGAACGAGGGGAGAAACTGGGAGAATCT gTTGGATACAAAGTTCGGCTGGAGGGAATGAAAGGGAGAGACACTCGCCTTCTTTTTTGCACCACTGGAATATTGTTGAGGAGATTACTTATCGACAGAAATTTGAAAGGTGTAACTCATGTTATTGTCGATGAGATTCATGAGCGTGGAATGAATGAAG ATTTTCTTCTTATTGTCCTCAAAGATCTCCTCACTCGTAGACCAGAATTAAGGCTGATTTTGATGAGTGCAACCCTAAATGCTGAGCTTTTCTCTTCGTACTTTGGTGGTGCTCCAACGAGGCATATTCCT GGTTTTACACACCCAGTGCGCACACATTTTCTGGAGAATATCCTGGAAATGACGGGATATCGATTGACACCCTATAATCAAATTGATGATTATGGTCAAGAAAAGGTGTGGAAAATGCAGAAACAAGCTCAAGCTCTTAGGAAAAGGAAGAGCCAGATTGCTTCTGCTGTTGAG GATGCACTTGAAGCAGCTGACTTTAAGGAGTGCAGCATACGTACTCGGGAGTCTTTATCCTGTTGGAATCCGGACTCAATTGGCTTTAACCTCATTGAGCACGTGCTCTGCCACATAGTCAGAAAAGAAAGGCCTGGTGCTATTTTGGTTTTTATGACTGGTTGGGATGACATAAATACTTTGAAGGACCAACTCCAAGCTCATCCTCTCTTGGGTGATCCGGGAAGGGTGTTGCTGCTTGCATGCCATGGATCCATGGCAAGCTCTGAGCAG AGGCTAATATTTGATAAGCCCGAAGATGGAGTGAGGAAAATAGTTCTAGCTACAAATATGGCTGAGACTAGTATCACCATCAACGATGTCGTTTTTGTGGTTGATTGTGGAAAGGCAAAAGAGACATCATATGATGCACTAAATAACACTCCTTGTTTGCTGCCATCATGGATATCAAAGGCTGCTGCTCGTCAA AGGAGGGGAAGAGCTGGTCGGGTTCAACCTGGCGAGTGTTACCATCTTTATCCCAGATGTGTACATGATGCTTTTGCTGATTACCAATTGCCAGAACTTTTAAGGACGCCGTTACAGTCATTATGTTTACAAATCAAAAGTTTGCAACTTGGGAGTATTTCACAATTTTTATCTAGGGCATTGCAGTCACCAGAACCTCTTTCG GTTCAAAATGCTGTGGATTACTTGAAGGTCATTGGGGCTTTGGATGAGAATGAAAATCTGACTTTGCTAG GACGCAACTTGTCGATGCTTCCAGTTGAGCCAAAACTTGggaaaatgctcatatttgggGCTATTTTCAACTGTCTAGATCCAATCATGACCGTTGTTGCTGGCCTGAGTGTCAGAGATCCATTTCTGATGCCATTCGACAAGAAGGAT CTTGCAGAGTCAGCAAAAGCGCAGTTCTCTGGCCGTGAATATAGTGACCATCTTGCACTTGTCCGAGCTTATGAGGGTTGGAAAGTTGCTGAAAGACAGCAATCTGGTTACGAGTACTGCTGGAAAAATTTCCTTTCTGCTCAAACCCTGAAAGCCATTGACTCTCTTCGGAAGCAGTTTTTCTGTTTGCTCAAGGATGGTGGTCTAGTTGATCACAACACTGAAAACTACAATAGATGGAGCCATGATGAGCATCTTATCCGAGCAGTCATCTGTGCAGGCTTGTTTCCTGGAATATGTTCTGTTGTG AACAAAGAGAAGTCGATAACATTAAAAACAATGGAGGATGGTCAAGTGCTTCTGTACTCG AATTCTGTGAATGCTGCTGTACCCAAAATTCCATATCCATGGCTGGTTTTCAACGAAAAGGTGAAAGTGAATTCTGTATTCCTCCGGGACTCAACTGGTGTGTCTGATTCTCTGCTGCTCTTATTTGGAGGGAACATTTCCAGGGGTGGCTTA GATGGGCACCTAAAAATGTTGGGAGGATACTTGGAGTTTTTCATGAAACCTGCTTTGGCAGATACGTATATAAGCTTAAAGAGAGGACTTGAAGAATTGATACGGATGAAA CTTTTGGATCCCAAGCTGGACATGCAGTCGCACAATGAGCTCCTGTTGGCTGTAAGATTACTGGTCTCAGAGGACCAATCCAATGGTAGATTTGTCTTCAATCGCCAGGTGGCAACACCCtcaaaaaagaagatgaaagagACACTACCAGGAACCCTTTTGAGAGGTGGAGGTGAGGGTGGTAATTCAAAGAATCTGCTACAGACATTGCTTGCCAGGGCAGGACATGAAGCACCCACCTACAAGACAAGACAACTGAAAAACAACCAGTTCCGTTCCACTGTGATCTTTAATGGGTTGAATTTTTCCGGGCAACCTTGCAGCAGTAAGAAACTTGCAGAAAAAGATGCAGCTACTGAGGCTCTGCTGTGGTTGAAGGGTGAGAGCCATTCAACTCCCACAGATATTGATCACGTGTCTGTGCTTctaaagaagaacaagaagaaggaTCAGAAAAGAACCTCAATCCATGGTGCTGCGAAGTGGGGTTAA
- the LOC121244590 gene encoding DExH-box ATP-dependent RNA helicase DExH3 isoform X1, whose product MPYSAIFRAYFRTNTTSSSLVISLRPTTTAHVRVHKTLKPSLLTALTRHRPPGIRNSHVRPYSRPRLICSAIQVDRRVRHRSLPIPFWDQQSSSYGRFAYQDESSDESDRELGSSEQQLQCTSTLDNIDGWRWKLTMLLRDKDEQEVVSREKKDRRDFEQLSALASRMGLHSRQYAKVVVFSKVPLPNYRSDLDDKRPQREVILPLGLQREVDAHLKAYLSKNPMRSGSFSDNSLSSASSVGNVDNDEGFYKQQEPSVPNSAAMEKIFRPKSLQLRNKQQIWQESTEGQKMLEFRRSLPAFKEKDALLKAISENQVIVVSGETGCGKTTQLPQYILESEIEAARGAVCSIICTQPRRISAMSVSERVAAERGEKLGESVGYKVRLEGMKGRDTRLLFCTTGILLRRLLIDRNLKGVTHVIVDEIHERGMNEDFLLIVLKDLLTRRPELRLILMSATLNAELFSSYFGGAPTRHIPGFTHPVRTHFLENILEMTGYRLTPYNQIDDYGQEKVWKMQKQAQALRKRKSQIASAVEDALEAADFKECSIRTRESLSCWNPDSIGFNLIEHVLCHIVRKERPGAILVFMTGWDDINTLKDQLQAHPLLGDPGRVLLLACHGSMASSEQRLIFDKPEDGVRKIVLATNMAETSITINDVVFVVDCGKAKETSYDALNNTPCLLPSWISKAAARQRRGRAGRVQPGECYHLYPRCVHDAFADYQLPELLRTPLQSLCLQIKSLQLGSISQFLSRALQSPEPLSVQNAVDYLKVIGALDENENLTLLGRNLSMLPVEPKLGKMLIFGAIFNCLDPIMTVVAGLSVRDPFLMPFDKKDLAESAKAQFSGREYSDHLALVRAYEGWKVAERQQSGYEYCWKNFLSAQTLKAIDSLRKQFFCLLKDGGLVDHNTENYNRWSHDEHLIRAVICAGLFPGICSVVNKEKSITLKTMEDGQVLLYSNSVNAAVPKIPYPWLVFNEKVKVNSVFLRDSTGVSDSLLLLFGGNISRGGLDGHLKMLGGYLEFFMKPALADTYISLKRGLEELIRMKLLDPKLDMQSHNELLLAVRLLVSEDQSNGRFVFNRQVATPSKKKMKETLPGTLLRGGGEGGNSKNLLQTLLARAGHEAPTYKTRQLKNNQFRSTVIFNGLNFSGQPCSSKKLAEKDAATEALLWLKGESHSTPTDIDHVSVLLKKNKKKDQKRTSIHGAAKWG is encoded by the exons ATGCCCTACTCAGCCATTTTCCGGGCGTATTTCAGAACAAACACAACCTCTTCTTCTCTTGTCATTTCTCTCAGACCCACCACCACAGCTCATGTGAGGGTCCACAAAACACTGAAACCTTCCCTGCTTACTGCCTTGACGAGGCATCGACCACCTGGGATTAGGAACTCGCATGTGCGGCCCTATTCGAGGCCGCGGCTCATATGCTCGGCGATTCAGGTGGACCGGAGGGTGAGGCATAGGAGTCTTCCTATCCCGTTTTGGGACCAGCAGAGCTCGAGTTACGGCCGGTTCGCGTACCAGGACGAGTCCAGCGACGAGTCGGACCGTGAGTTGGGGTCCTCTGAGCAGCAATTG CAGTGCACTTCAACTCTTGATAATATTGATGGGTGGAGATGGAAGTTGACTATGCTGCTTCGTGACAAAGATGAGCAAGAAGTGGTGTCACGGGAGAAAAAAGATAGACGTGATTTTGAGCAACTTTCAGCGTTGGCTAGCAGAATGGGTTTACATAG CCGTCAATATGCAAAAGTTGTCGTATTTAGTAAAGTCCCTCTGCCAAATTACCGATCTGACCTGGATGATAAGCGGCCGCAGAGAGAG GTGATCTTACCTTTGGGATTGCAAAGAGAAGTAGATGCTCATCTCAAAGCCTATCTTTCTAAAAATCCTATGCGTAGTGGAAGTTTCTCAGATAATTCCTTGTCAAGTGCAAGCAGTGTTGGAAATGTTGACAATGATGAGGGGTTTTACAAGCAGCAGGAGCCCTCAGTACCAAATAGTGCTGCCATGGAAAAAATCTTCCGACCAAAAAGTTTGCAATTGCGAAATAAACAACAGATTTGGCAG GAATCTACTGAAGGTCAAAAGATGCTTGAATTTCGTAGAAGTCTCCCTGCATTTAAAGAGAAAGATGCATTATTAAAAGCCATTTCTGAAAATCAG GTCATTGTTGTCTCAGGTGAAACTGGCTGCGGCAAAACCACGCAACTTCCTCAATACATCTTGGAATCTGAAATTGAGGCTGCTCGTGGAGCTGTCTGTAGTATTATATGTACTCAGCCAAGACGAATATCTGCCATGTCAGTTTCTGAAAGAGTTGCTGCAGAACGAGGGGAGAAACTGGGAGAATCT gTTGGATACAAAGTTCGGCTGGAGGGAATGAAAGGGAGAGACACTCGCCTTCTTTTTTGCACCACTGGAATATTGTTGAGGAGATTACTTATCGACAGAAATTTGAAAGGTGTAACTCATGTTATTGTCGATGAGATTCATGAGCGTGGAATGAATGAAG ATTTTCTTCTTATTGTCCTCAAAGATCTCCTCACTCGTAGACCAGAATTAAGGCTGATTTTGATGAGTGCAACCCTAAATGCTGAGCTTTTCTCTTCGTACTTTGGTGGTGCTCCAACGAGGCATATTCCT GGTTTTACACACCCAGTGCGCACACATTTTCTGGAGAATATCCTGGAAATGACGGGATATCGATTGACACCCTATAATCAAATTGATGATTATGGTCAAGAAAAGGTGTGGAAAATGCAGAAACAAGCTCAAGCTCTTAGGAAAAGGAAGAGCCAGATTGCTTCTGCTGTTGAG GATGCACTTGAAGCAGCTGACTTTAAGGAGTGCAGCATACGTACTCGGGAGTCTTTATCCTGTTGGAATCCGGACTCAATTGGCTTTAACCTCATTGAGCACGTGCTCTGCCACATAGTCAGAAAAGAAAGGCCTGGTGCTATTTTGGTTTTTATGACTGGTTGGGATGACATAAATACTTTGAAGGACCAACTCCAAGCTCATCCTCTCTTGGGTGATCCGGGAAGGGTGTTGCTGCTTGCATGCCATGGATCCATGGCAAGCTCTGAGCAG AGGCTAATATTTGATAAGCCCGAAGATGGAGTGAGGAAAATAGTTCTAGCTACAAATATGGCTGAGACTAGTATCACCATCAACGATGTCGTTTTTGTGGTTGATTGTGGAAAGGCAAAAGAGACATCATATGATGCACTAAATAACACTCCTTGTTTGCTGCCATCATGGATATCAAAGGCTGCTGCTCGTCAA AGGAGGGGAAGAGCTGGTCGGGTTCAACCTGGCGAGTGTTACCATCTTTATCCCAGATGTGTACATGATGCTTTTGCTGATTACCAATTGCCAGAACTTTTAAGGACGCCGTTACAGTCATTATGTTTACAAATCAAAAGTTTGCAACTTGGGAGTATTTCACAATTTTTATCTAGGGCATTGCAGTCACCAGAACCTCTTTCG GTTCAAAATGCTGTGGATTACTTGAAGGTCATTGGGGCTTTGGATGAGAATGAAAATCTGACTTTGCTAG GACGCAACTTGTCGATGCTTCCAGTTGAGCCAAAACTTGggaaaatgctcatatttgggGCTATTTTCAACTGTCTAGATCCAATCATGACCGTTGTTGCTGGCCTGAGTGTCAGAGATCCATTTCTGATGCCATTCGACAAGAAGGAT CTTGCAGAGTCAGCAAAAGCGCAGTTCTCTGGCCGTGAATATAGTGACCATCTTGCACTTGTCCGAGCTTATGAGGGTTGGAAAGTTGCTGAAAGACAGCAATCTGGTTACGAGTACTGCTGGAAAAATTTCCTTTCTGCTCAAACCCTGAAAGCCATTGACTCTCTTCGGAAGCAGTTTTTCTGTTTGCTCAAGGATGGTGGTCTAGTTGATCACAACACTGAAAACTACAATAGATGGAGCCATGATGAGCATCTTATCCGAGCAGTCATCTGTGCAGGCTTGTTTCCTGGAATATGTTCTGTTGTG AACAAAGAGAAGTCGATAACATTAAAAACAATGGAGGATGGTCAAGTGCTTCTGTACTCG AATTCTGTGAATGCTGCTGTACCCAAAATTCCATATCCATGGCTGGTTTTCAACGAAAAGGTGAAAGTGAATTCTGTATTCCTCCGGGACTCAACTGGTGTGTCTGATTCTCTGCTGCTCTTATTTGGAGGGAACATTTCCAGGGGTGGCTTA GATGGGCACCTAAAAATGTTGGGAGGATACTTGGAGTTTTTCATGAAACCTGCTTTGGCAGATACGTATATAAGCTTAAAGAGAGGACTTGAAGAATTGATACGGATGAAA CTTTTGGATCCCAAGCTGGACATGCAGTCGCACAATGAGCTCCTGTTGGCTGTAAGATTACTGGTCTCAGAGGACCAATCCAATGGTAGATTTGTCTTCAATCGCCAGGTGGCAACACCCtcaaaaaagaagatgaaagagACACTACCAGGAACCCTTTTGAGAGGTGGAGGTGAGGGTGGTAATTCAAAGAATCTGCTACAGACATTGCTTGCCAGGGCAGGACATGAAGCACCCACCTACAAGACAAGACAACTGAAAAACAACCAGTTCCGTTCCACTGTGATCTTTAATGGGTTGAATTTTTCCGGGCAACCTTGCAGCAGTAAGAAACTTGCAGAAAAAGATGCAGCTACTGAGGCTCTGCTGTGGTTGAAGGGTGAGAGCCATTCAACTCCCACAGATATTGATCACGTGTCTGTGCTTctaaagaagaacaagaagaaggaTCAGAAAAGAACCTCAATCCATGGTGCTGCGAAGTGGGGTTAA
- the LOC121244592 gene encoding T-complex protein 1 subunit delta translates to MSSTAVSSPMASSKTESYVDNKRKEDIRHANIVAARSVANAVRTSLGPRGMDKMISTASGEVIITNDGATILNKMEVLQPAAKMLVELSKAQDASAGDGTTTVVVIAGALLGHCLSLLSNGIHPTVISDSLHKAATKAVEVLTAMAVPVELSDRESLVKSASTSLNSKVVSQYSTLLAPLAVDAVLSVVDPAKPNQVDLRDIKIVKKLGGTVDDTELVKGLVFDKKVSHASGGLTRMENAKIAVIQFQISPPKTDIEQSIVVSDYAQMDRILKEERQYILGMIKKIKSTGCNVLLIQKSILRDAVTDLSLHYLAKAKILVVKDVEREDIEFITNTLNCLPIANIEHFRAEKFGFADLVEELPVGDGKIVKITGIKDMGRTATVLVRGSNQLVLDEAERSLHDALCVVRCLVSKRFLIAGGGAPEIELSRQLGAWAKVLHGMEGYCVRSFAEALEVIPYTLAENAGLNPIAIVTELRNRHAQGEINAGINVRKGQITNILEENVVQPLLVSTSAITLATECVRMILKIDDIVTVR, encoded by the coding sequence ATGTCGTCCACCGCGGTGTCTTCTCCAATGGCCTCTTCCAAGACCGAGTCGTACGTGGATAACAAGCGCAAGGAGGACATCCGCCACGCCAACATCGTGGCGGCGCGGTCTGTGGCCAATGCTGTCCGCACCAGCCTCGGCCCCAGGGGCATGGACAAGATGATCTCTACGGCCTCCGGCGAGGTCATCATCACCAACGACGGCGCCACCATCCTAAACAAGATGGAGGTACTCCAGCCCGCCGCCAAGATGCTCGTCGAGCTATCCAAGGCCCAAGACGCCTCTGCAGGAGATGGCACAACTACCGTTGTCGTAATCGCTGGCGCCCTTCTTGGACACTGCCTCTCCCTCCTCTCCAACGGAATCCACCCCACCGTCATCTCAGACTCCCTCCACAAGGCCGCCACCAAGGCCGTCGAAGTCCTCACCGCCATGGCAGTCCCCGTAGAGCTTTCCGACCGCGAATCTCTTGTCAAATCGGCCAGTACATCGCTGAACAGCAAAGTCGTTAGCCAGTACTCAACTCTCCTCGCTCCTTTGGCTGTTGACGCCGTACTCTCTGTCGTCGACCCGGCGAAGCCCAATCAGGTTGACCTGAGGGACATCAAGATCGTCAAGAAGCTCGGTGGCACTGTCGACGACACCGAGCTTGTCAAAGGCCTTGTATTTGACAAGAAAGTGAGTCATGCCTCTGGAGGTCTCACTCGTATGGAGAACGCTAAGATCGCGGTCATTCAGTTCCAGATTTCGCCGCCAAAGACTGATATCGAGCAGAGTATCGTGGTATCAGATTATGCACAAATGGACAGAATACTGAAGGAGGAGAGGCAGTACATTCTGGGAATGATTAAAAAGATTAAGTCGACCGGGTGTAACGTCTTATTGATTCAGAAGAGCATTTTGCGCGATGCCGTGACTGATTTGTCGCTTCATTATCTCGCCAAGGCAAAGATTTTGGTGGTCAAGGATGTGGAGCGCGAAGATATTGAGTTTATCACCAACACACTGAATTGTTTGCCCATTGCGAACATTGAGCATTTTCGGGCAGAGAAGTTCGGGTTTGCAGATCTTGTTGAGGAGCTTCCGGTTGGGGATGGGAAGATTGTTAAGATTACCGGGATCAAGGATATGGGACGGACCGCGACGGTGTTGGTCCGTGGGTCAAATCAGTTGGTTCTTGATGAGGCGGAAAGGAGCTTGCACGATGCTCTGTGTGTAGTCAGGTGCTTGGTGAGTAAGCGGTTTTTGATTGCTGGTGGTGGGGCGCCAGAGATTGAGCTGTCCAGGCAGTTGGGTGCTTGGGCGAAGGTGCTTCATGGGATGGAGGGCTATTGTGTACGATCCTTTGCGGAGGCGCTTGAGGTTATTCCGTATACATTGGCTGAGAATGCAGGGTTGAATCCAATTGCCATTGTGACGGAGCTGAGGAACCGGCATGCGCAGGGTGAGATCAATGCAGGGATTAATGTGAGGAAGGGGCAGATTACTAATATCTTGGAGGAGAATGTGGTGCAGCCGCTGCTTGTGAGCACAAGTGCGATCACCCTGGCGACAGAGTGCGTGAGGATGATCTTGAAGATCGATGACATTGTCACAGTGAGGTAG